Proteins from a genomic interval of uncultured Desulfuromusa sp.:
- a CDS encoding enoyl-CoA hydratase-related protein has protein sequence MSSELILTRKENRIGFITLNRPEAMNTFIPEFANQLDRALWAMEKDDDVRVIVINAAGKHFCTGISLDQFKNKTHQEYRKFLYGIDAFYHTLDKLNKPTIASVQGFALANGAGLSFACDMTVAAETATFGTTAINVGLICLGPAAPMTKIIGKKKTMEMVLTGDMISAAEAEQLGLVNKVVGDEDLEAETLKLAEKLVSKSPTALRIGKEGLKRLQDVPYHQGLDSMDDLFATLCATQDAEEGVQAFLEKREPVWKEC, from the coding sequence ATGAGTTCAGAGCTGATTTTGACCCGTAAAGAAAATCGTATTGGTTTTATTACCTTAAACCGACCGGAAGCAATGAATACGTTTATCCCGGAGTTTGCTAATCAACTGGATCGAGCGCTCTGGGCAATGGAAAAAGATGATGACGTCAGGGTTATTGTGATTAATGCTGCAGGTAAACATTTCTGTACCGGAATATCTCTGGATCAGTTCAAGAATAAAACTCACCAGGAATATCGGAAGTTTTTATACGGAATAGATGCTTTTTATCACACTTTGGATAAGCTGAATAAACCGACGATTGCATCAGTTCAGGGATTTGCCCTGGCCAATGGCGCTGGTCTTTCGTTTGCCTGTGACATGACTGTTGCTGCGGAAACAGCTACTTTTGGGACAACAGCAATTAATGTCGGACTGATCTGTTTAGGCCCGGCGGCACCGATGACAAAGATTATCGGCAAGAAGAAAACGATGGAAATGGTTTTAACGGGTGACATGATCAGCGCCGCGGAAGCTGAACAGCTCGGCCTTGTCAACAAAGTTGTGGGGGATGAAGACCTGGAAGCAGAGACGCTCAAACTGGCAGAAAAACTTGTTTCTAAGAGCCCGACAGCGTTGCGTATCGGAAAAGAAGGGTTGAAGCGCCTTCAGGATGTTCCCTATCATCAGGGGTTGGATAGTATGGATGATCTGTTTGCGACCCTTTGTGCGACACAAGATGCCGAAGAGGGGGTTCAGGCTTTCCTGGAAAAGCGGGAGCCTGTCTGGAAAGAGTGCTGA
- a CDS encoding 4Fe-4S binding protein, giving the protein MRIVIDQNLCCGTAACIEICPEKAISLVAGKAVLDESKCDFDGLCIPACPKGAIEYDDDFGGGVGCGF; this is encoded by the coding sequence ATGCGCATTGTTATTGATCAGAATTTATGTTGTGGAACTGCTGCCTGCATTGAAATTTGTCCGGAAAAAGCGATTAGCCTCGTTGCCGGAAAAGCCGTCCTCGACGAATCCAAGTGTGATTTTGACGGTCTTTGTATTCCTGCTTGCCCCAAAGGGGCGATTGAGTATGACGATGATTTCGGCGGTGGTGTTGGCTG
- a CDS encoding c-type cytochrome encodes MFRMSILLLMMSLTLGFASAAMAEQADGARLSRTCAGCHGTDGASPGKEIPIIGGQVDKFLQESMADFSADKRPGDVMRNLSKGYSPDEQELIAGYFAMQPWVNTPHAAQSHAEASLVASCKGCHGAMGEGRGSFPRVAGQHPNYLYQSLLEYKQGARSSGLMRLVQKLDDATLKQMADYYSAIK; translated from the coding sequence ATGTTTCGCATGTCCATTCTACTGTTAATGATGAGTTTGACTTTAGGGTTTGCGTCCGCTGCTATGGCTGAGCAAGCAGATGGTGCCCGACTGAGCAGGACCTGTGCAGGTTGCCATGGTACCGATGGCGCTTCTCCTGGAAAAGAAATCCCCATAATTGGTGGCCAGGTGGATAAGTTCCTGCAGGAGTCAATGGCTGATTTTTCTGCGGATAAAAGACCCGGAGATGTGATGAGGAATCTGTCTAAAGGGTATTCCCCAGATGAGCAGGAGCTGATTGCCGGCTATTTTGCGATGCAACCATGGGTGAACACTCCTCATGCAGCACAGTCACATGCAGAAGCAAGTCTGGTCGCAAGCTGTAAAGGTTGCCATGGAGCTATGGGGGAAGGGCGGGGAAGTTTTCCTCGCGTGGCCGGACAACATCCCAATTATCTTTATCAGTCCTTACTGGAGTATAAACAGGGCGCACGCTCCTCCGGTTTGATGAGGTTGGTACAAAAACTGGATGATGCAACTCTGAAACAGATGGCTGACTACTATTCGGCAATAAAATAA
- the ilvA gene encoding threonine ammonia-lyase, biosynthetic, which yields MQEMIRQILTSRVYEAAIETPLEDAVHLSAELKNKVLLKREDLQPVFSFKLRGAYNKIAHLSESEKNKGIIAASAGNHAQGVAFSAQKLGLKALIVMPATTPKIKIDAVKSFGAKIVLHGDNYSEAAERCKEILAETGMTYIHPFDDKLVIAGQGTVADELLRQSSGNIDAVFVPVGGGGLISGIGAYLKALSPEIKVIGVEPVDSDAMYQSLQANKRVSLPSVGIFADGVAVQQVGKLTFDLCRQHVDEILRVSTDELCSAIKSIYQATRSIVEPAGALGMAGLKQYVKKHQTAGQTLVAINSGANMNFERLRYVSERTQAGEGSESLFAVTIPEEPGALRYFCSHILKKTNITEFNYRLADRNQAQLFIGVSIGNGEIRDNFSSHLNKAGYKTIDLSNNELAKTHLRYMIGGRSAEATRERLFRFWFPERPGALTRFLADMGKDWNISLFHYRSQGGEFGRVLIGLEIPDKNETGLKSFLDNLGYHYIEETDDPAYKLFL from the coding sequence ATGCAAGAGATGATTCGACAAATTTTAACCTCCAGAGTTTATGAAGCAGCAATCGAAACCCCTCTTGAAGATGCTGTTCACCTCTCTGCTGAACTGAAGAATAAGGTGCTCCTCAAACGAGAAGACCTGCAACCGGTTTTTTCTTTTAAACTTCGCGGTGCTTACAATAAAATTGCCCACCTTTCTGAATCAGAAAAAAATAAAGGGATTATAGCTGCTTCTGCGGGAAACCATGCCCAGGGGGTCGCATTCTCGGCTCAAAAGCTGGGGCTGAAAGCTTTGATTGTCATGCCGGCAACGACCCCGAAGATCAAAATTGATGCCGTTAAATCTTTTGGTGCAAAAATTGTTCTCCATGGAGATAATTATTCAGAAGCAGCAGAACGCTGCAAAGAGATTCTTGCTGAAACCGGGATGACCTATATTCACCCTTTTGATGACAAGCTGGTAATCGCCGGTCAGGGAACCGTTGCTGACGAATTATTACGTCAGAGTTCTGGAAACATTGACGCAGTATTCGTGCCAGTTGGAGGTGGTGGGCTTATTTCCGGTATCGGTGCTTACTTAAAAGCCCTGTCACCGGAAATTAAAGTTATCGGGGTTGAACCTGTCGACAGCGATGCGATGTACCAATCTTTACAAGCCAACAAACGCGTCAGTCTGCCGTCCGTGGGAATCTTTGCAGATGGGGTTGCAGTACAGCAGGTTGGCAAGCTCACCTTTGATTTATGTCGTCAGCATGTGGATGAAATTCTACGTGTCAGCACCGATGAACTCTGTAGCGCCATCAAGTCGATTTACCAGGCGACACGATCCATTGTGGAACCCGCCGGAGCCTTGGGAATGGCTGGGTTGAAACAATATGTAAAAAAGCATCAGACCGCAGGCCAAACTCTGGTCGCCATTAATTCCGGTGCCAATATGAATTTTGAACGGCTGCGATATGTTTCAGAACGAACACAAGCAGGAGAAGGGAGTGAGTCTCTATTTGCTGTCACTATCCCTGAAGAACCAGGCGCGTTACGCTATTTCTGCAGCCATATCCTTAAAAAAACCAATATTACCGAGTTCAACTACCGTTTGGCTGATCGCAATCAGGCCCAGCTCTTTATTGGTGTATCCATCGGTAACGGTGAAATCCGCGACAACTTTTCCAGCCATCTCAATAAAGCCGGTTATAAAACTATTGACCTGAGCAATAACGAACTGGCAAAGACCCACCTCCGTTATATGATCGGTGGGCGCTCAGCCGAAGCAACGCGAGAGCGGCTTTTCCGTTTCTGGTTCCCGGAACGTCCCGGAGCACTGACCCGTTTTCTCGCCGATATGGGGAAAGACTGGAATATCTCTCTCTTTCATTACCGCAGTCAGGGCGGAGAGTTTGGCCGGGTCCTCATCGGGCTGGAAATTCCCGACAAAAATGAAACCGGCCTCAAATCCTTTCTCGATAATTTGGGATATCACTACATTGAAGAAACGGATGATCCTGCCTACAAGTTATTCCTATAG
- a CDS encoding DUF2007 domain-containing protein, which produces MKKLHVFNYWDRSQAALIQEILAHEGIQCILKNDQLSSALGEIPFLECYPELWVVDDDVFPRAQLFLHSWLKNDACPADSWTCPSCGEDCDAQFGACWACGFLREE; this is translated from the coding sequence ATGAAAAAGCTGCATGTTTTTAACTATTGGGATCGATCGCAGGCTGCCTTGATTCAGGAAATTCTTGCTCATGAAGGGATTCAGTGTATCCTGAAAAATGATCAGTTGTCTTCTGCTTTGGGAGAAATCCCTTTTCTTGAATGTTATCCGGAACTCTGGGTCGTTGATGACGATGTTTTCCCGCGGGCACAGTTGTTTTTGCACTCCTGGCTGAAGAATGATGCCTGTCCCGCTGATTCCTGGACCTGTCCATCCTGTGGAGAAGATTGCGATGCTCAATTCGGGGCCTGCTGGGCATGTGGGTTTCTTCGCGAGGAATGA
- a CDS encoding NAD(P)/FAD-dependent oxidoreductase, which translates to MKRRDFIKYSAVGLGVAGLYGPNAFAAGQNRRRVVVVGGGFGGATAARYIKLIDPSIDVVLIEKNDQFVSCPISNWVVVGMKKMGDISFGYQGLAKRGIQVIQDEIVGIDAAAGYVQGKKGKVEYDRLIVSPGIDFRYDLIEGFNDEAKKIFPHAYKAGPQTVQLQQQLQALQPGGTVLMTVPDNAYRCPPGPYERASLIAEYLQKNKQGSKLIILDPHQKIASKGKLFKAAWDAYYTDIIDYRPEEIIASVDVDKKTISTYEEEFEADVINFIPDQKAGKLAFDLGLVPEKKLWAPVQPLTLESTLVPGVHVIGDATDSLTSGPMPKSGFVASSMGKVAAAAVVAELSGKKAPLPSFANTCYSMVNSTEAIFVTGVYKYDSASGKNIKIPEASKTSPGRSDYYGRCAEDWATSIWSDMLS; encoded by the coding sequence ATGAAGCGCAGAGACTTTATCAAATATAGTGCTGTCGGTTTGGGAGTTGCCGGTTTATATGGTCCGAATGCTTTTGCAGCTGGCCAAAACCGCCGCAGAGTTGTTGTCGTCGGGGGTGGTTTTGGCGGGGCGACGGCAGCTCGTTATATTAAGTTGATCGACCCCAGCATTGACGTTGTCCTGATCGAGAAGAATGACCAGTTTGTCTCCTGTCCGATCAGTAACTGGGTCGTTGTTGGGATGAAGAAAATGGGTGACATCAGTTTTGGCTATCAGGGGCTTGCCAAGCGGGGAATTCAGGTTATTCAGGATGAGATTGTCGGCATCGATGCTGCGGCTGGCTATGTTCAGGGAAAGAAGGGGAAGGTTGAGTACGATCGTCTGATTGTTTCCCCAGGGATTGATTTCCGCTATGATTTGATTGAAGGGTTTAATGACGAGGCGAAAAAGATATTTCCGCACGCATACAAGGCAGGACCACAAACCGTTCAATTGCAGCAGCAACTTCAAGCGCTACAACCTGGTGGTACGGTATTGATGACGGTACCGGATAATGCTTATCGATGCCCACCCGGCCCCTATGAGCGAGCGAGTTTAATTGCTGAATATCTGCAAAAAAACAAACAGGGCTCCAAGCTGATTATTCTGGATCCACATCAGAAAATTGCCTCAAAGGGGAAGCTGTTTAAGGCGGCTTGGGATGCTTATTACACTGATATTATTGATTATCGTCCCGAAGAGATTATTGCTTCCGTTGATGTTGATAAGAAGACGATTTCAACTTATGAAGAAGAATTCGAGGCGGATGTCATTAATTTTATTCCGGATCAAAAAGCTGGAAAACTTGCATTTGATCTGGGATTGGTCCCGGAAAAGAAATTGTGGGCGCCAGTTCAGCCGTTGACGTTGGAATCAACACTGGTCCCAGGCGTTCATGTTATCGGGGATGCAACAGATTCTCTTACCAGTGGACCGATGCCAAAATCCGGATTCGTCGCCAGCTCCATGGGCAAGGTTGCTGCTGCCGCTGTTGTTGCTGAATTATCCGGTAAAAAAGCACCGCTACCATCGTTTGCAAACACCTGTTACAGCATGGTCAATAGTACGGAAGCCATTTTTGTTACCGGGGTCTATAAATACGATTCTGCCTCGGGTAAAAATATAAAAATTCCAGAAGCATCAAAAACGTCACCTGGCCGTTCGGATTATTATGGACGATGTGCCGAAGATTGGGCCACCAGTATCTGGTCTGATATGTTGAGTTGA